One genomic segment of uncultured Desulfobacter sp. includes these proteins:
- a CDS encoding nitroreductase family protein gives MDKFKKFKELVKSNRSCRRFDNTFALDTQTLTELVELARYTASGANNQPLKYIISSSREQNDQIFSCLTWAAYLKEWKGPEPEEQPTGYIVILGDTTIATNFWCDHGIAAQTMLLGARAKGLAGCMFAAINIKKLKELLGIGDHLEVKLVIALGKPVEEACIDDVGDDEDIRYFRDENKIHHVPKRKLEDLILKAL, from the coding sequence ATGGATAAATTTAAAAAATTCAAAGAGCTGGTAAAATCCAACCGATCCTGCAGACGCTTTGACAATACGTTTGCCCTGGATACCCAGACCTTGACCGAGCTTGTGGAACTTGCCCGGTATACCGCCTCCGGGGCCAACAACCAACCACTGAAATATATTATTTCCAGCAGCCGGGAACAAAATGATCAAATTTTTTCCTGCCTGACCTGGGCTGCTTATCTCAAAGAGTGGAAAGGCCCGGAACCCGAAGAGCAGCCCACAGGATATATTGTGATCCTGGGGGATACCACCATTGCAACCAATTTCTGGTGTGACCACGGCATTGCCGCCCAAACCATGCTGCTTGGGGCCCGGGCAAAGGGACTGGCTGGATGTATGTTTGCCGCCATTAACATTAAAAAATTAAAAGAACTGCTTGGCATCGGTGATCACCTGGAGGTCAAGCTAGTCATCGCACTTGGCAAGCCCGTGGAAGAAGCTTGCATTGATGATGTCGGTGATGACGAGGATATCCGGTACTTCCGGGATGAAAATAAGATTCACCACGTTCCCAAGCGCAAGCTTGAAGATCTGATTCTCAAAGCTTTGTAA
- the lpxD gene encoding UDP-3-O-(3-hydroxymyristoyl)glucosamine N-acyltransferase, with protein sequence MLTADQIAAMVNARIHGDPGTTISGVSSFDDAGPKDLTFAVDHSFFSRLDKTKAGIILVPNEAPAVSGITLLHSDNPKLAFFKVVEHLMPAEPLKEFIHPSAVIADDCIIGDGTRIEAHVSIGQGCTIGSHVHIMANTVIGKQCRINDSCRISPNVTLADKTRIGRQSIVHPNCVIGSDGFGFVQDGHAHAKLVHTGFVHIGDCCEIGACNTIDRGTLGITRIGNGVKTDNQVHIAHNVKIGDNTLVVAQVGIAGSTTIGKDVIIAGKAGISGHLNIGDKVIVGPYAGVTDSVPPGNIVSGIPHMPHKIWLKVSRIIPRLPSLRTRLLSLEKRIKKLESSRTEQP encoded by the coding sequence ATGCTTACAGCAGACCAAATAGCTGCTATGGTAAATGCCCGGATACATGGGGATCCGGGCACAACCATTTCCGGGGTATCCTCTTTTGACGATGCAGGACCCAAGGATCTGACTTTTGCGGTGGATCATTCGTTTTTTTCACGGCTGGATAAAACAAAGGCCGGAATTATTCTTGTTCCCAATGAAGCTCCTGCGGTTTCAGGCATAACACTTCTTCATAGCGACAATCCGAAGCTTGCGTTCTTTAAGGTTGTAGAGCACTTAATGCCCGCAGAGCCGTTAAAGGAGTTCATTCACCCTTCGGCTGTCATTGCAGACGACTGCATTATTGGTGACGGCACACGCATTGAGGCTCATGTCAGTATAGGGCAGGGTTGCACCATTGGCAGTCATGTCCACATCATGGCCAATACGGTGATCGGAAAACAATGCCGGATCAATGATTCCTGCCGGATCAGTCCTAATGTCACCCTGGCAGATAAAACACGAATTGGCAGGCAGTCCATTGTTCATCCCAATTGTGTCATCGGCTCTGACGGGTTTGGGTTTGTGCAGGACGGACACGCCCATGCCAAGCTGGTGCATACAGGGTTCGTCCATATCGGTGATTGCTGTGAAATCGGAGCCTGCAATACCATCGATAGGGGAACTTTAGGCATAACCCGCATCGGCAACGGCGTTAAAACGGATAATCAGGTCCATATCGCCCACAATGTCAAAATTGGAGACAATACACTGGTGGTGGCCCAGGTGGGTATTGCCGGGAGCACTACCATCGGCAAAGATGTGATTATTGCAGGAAAAGCAGGTATTTCCGGACACTTGAATATAGGAGACAAGGTTATTGTCGGCCCCTATGCCGGCGTCACCGATAGTGTTCCCCCGGGCAATATCGTTTCAGGTATTCCCCACATGCCTCATAAAATCTGGCTGAAAGTATCCCGTATTATACCCCGGCTACCCAGTTTACGAACACGACTGCTTTCTCTTGAAAAACGGATAAAAAAGCTGGAAAGCAGCCGGACGGAGCAACCATGA
- a CDS encoding radical SAM protein, with amino-acid sequence MKVLFVNPSCLDPRVTDPDALQVPIGLYYLASGLLDQGYVSGILNLAPAGPANPSAKGSEKKALALFTQSIMQEKPDIIGISVTSPTRINAMACANKARQILPDALIVFGGPGATFMADFLFGACPALDVIVKGEGEISTSKLVNAAKRVKNRFGTFHQGQAIRADLLQDLRQIPGIVFRNGPNLHDTGQSELIKDLDTLPHPSRYFTYQHLAMSRGCPGKCTFCGSPKFWGTSFVRRHSPQWLFEEIKALAQKGVTHFFISDDTFTMDCDAVRELCEKIIQTDLGITWNAISRVDYIDESILGPMRRAGCIQISFGIESGADPIKKILGKPIDNETCVAAFEKVRAAGILPRAYFIYGSPGETDATIQDSIDLMIRLGPLSTVFYMLVTFPGTALYNRALQKGWTHDDVWQKNIEDLPWWQLDPNMDFPRVKGWGDRLRQAFFDHLEDFVNRITLHPDKTSAPLHADFLSRLAMTFSHGEYARDARVKNAEQMAVNLFEKALQFYPCPRAFQGLAMIYQKQKKFPKAMAFLDKGLSHFPKNKDLCVCMGVCLMNIGDFQNALKYFTPFAQDPALGQYISICKQKTTLS; translated from the coding sequence GTGAAGGTTCTATTCGTTAATCCATCCTGCCTGGACCCAAGGGTTACGGACCCGGATGCACTTCAGGTGCCCATCGGGCTTTACTATCTGGCATCCGGACTTCTGGACCAGGGTTATGTATCAGGTATTTTAAATCTTGCACCGGCAGGCCCGGCCAACCCGTCGGCAAAGGGATCGGAAAAGAAGGCACTTGCATTATTCACCCAATCCATCATGCAGGAAAAGCCTGATATCATAGGGATCTCCGTAACCAGCCCCACACGGATTAATGCCATGGCATGTGCAAACAAGGCCCGGCAGATCCTGCCGGACGCGCTTATTGTCTTTGGAGGACCCGGGGCCACCTTTATGGCGGACTTCCTGTTTGGCGCCTGCCCGGCCCTGGATGTGATTGTCAAGGGCGAAGGAGAGATCAGTACGTCAAAATTGGTTAATGCGGCAAAACGAGTAAAAAATCGTTTTGGCACCTTCCACCAGGGCCAGGCAATCCGAGCTGATCTGTTACAGGACCTTAGACAAATTCCTGGCATTGTATTCCGCAACGGACCAAACCTTCATGACACAGGCCAAAGTGAATTAATAAAGGATTTGGACACCCTGCCTCACCCGTCCCGGTATTTCACTTACCAGCACCTGGCCATGTCCAGGGGATGCCCCGGGAAATGCACCTTTTGCGGTTCCCCGAAGTTTTGGGGCACGTCCTTTGTCCGCCGCCACTCGCCCCAATGGCTGTTTGAAGAGATAAAGGCGCTTGCCCAAAAAGGTGTAACCCATTTTTTTATCAGTGACGACACCTTTACCATGGATTGTGATGCAGTCAGGGAATTATGCGAAAAAATTATCCAGACAGATCTTGGTATCACCTGGAATGCCATTTCCCGGGTGGATTATATTGACGAGAGCATACTGGGACCCATGCGCCGGGCCGGATGCATCCAGATCAGCTTCGGCATTGAATCCGGGGCTGATCCCATCAAAAAGATCCTTGGCAAACCCATTGACAATGAAACCTGCGTGGCCGCCTTTGAAAAGGTGCGTGCCGCCGGAATCCTGCCCCGAGCCTATTTTATCTATGGCTCGCCGGGAGAGACGGATGCCACCATTCAGGACAGCATTGATCTTATGATCCGTTTGGGTCCGCTGAGTACAGTGTTTTACATGCTGGTTACCTTTCCCGGTACAGCCTTGTATAACCGGGCATTACAGAAAGGATGGACCCATGATGATGTCTGGCAAAAAAATATTGAAGATTTACCCTGGTGGCAACTAGATCCCAATATGGACTTTCCCCGGGTTAAGGGATGGGGGGACCGTCTCAGGCAGGCTTTCTTTGACCACCTTGAAGATTTTGTCAACCGTATTACCCTTCATCCGGATAAAACATCGGCGCCTTTGCATGCTGATTTTTTATCAAGGCTTGCCATGACTTTTTCCCATGGAGAATATGCCCGGGATGCCCGGGTTAAAAACGCTGAGCAAATGGCAGTGAATCTGTTTGAAAAGGCGTTGCAGTTTTATCCATGCCCCAGAGCTTTCCAGGGACTTGCCATGATTTACCAGAAACAAAAAAAATTTCCCAAGGCCATGGCTTTTCTCGACAAAGGGCTGTCTCATTTTCCAAAAAACAAGGATTTGTGCGTGTGCATGGGGGTGTGCCTGATGAACATTGGTGATTTTCAAAACGCCTTAAAATATTTCACCCCGT
- a CDS encoding lipoprotein-releasing ABC transporter permease subunit — MGVELFIAGKYLRAKRKEGFISLITLLSVAGVILGVMALVVVIAVMSGSETEFRNRILGLEPHILAMNYTGHFAPDPDMEDKIRQTPGVTAVSPILFGQAMIRTANSFSGIILRGIEPEKGAALIKGYTTEDLGNALNKTTVTKGLPGIILGQSLAHAVGVMEGDRVILMSASGIISPMGQIPSMKQFVVTGTFKSGMSEYDSSLAYARLDQVQALVSAKGKVSAFGIWTDQIFKVKSLSQNGLGFIEYPYYLRNWMDINQSLFSALKLEKTAMFVILTLIILVAAFNIASALIMMVMEKTRDIAVLKAMGATNAMIRHIFIIKGMIIGIIGTGIGTSFGVVICYILKRYEFIKLPEAYPFATLPVQLEYSDVILTAVSALLICFLSTLYPSYKASRMNPVEAIRYG; from the coding sequence GTGGGGGTAGAACTTTTTATAGCCGGAAAATATCTGCGGGCTAAACGCAAGGAGGGATTTATTTCTCTGATCACCCTGTTGTCCGTGGCCGGTGTTATTTTAGGCGTCATGGCACTGGTGGTGGTTATTGCCGTTATGAGCGGATCGGAAACAGAGTTTAGAAACAGAATTCTTGGACTGGAACCCCATATTCTGGCCATGAATTATACCGGCCACTTTGCTCCTGATCCGGATATGGAAGACAAGATCAGGCAGACCCCCGGGGTCACAGCCGTATCTCCCATTTTATTCGGACAGGCCATGATACGCACGGCAAATTCTTTTTCCGGCATCATTCTCCGGGGAATTGAACCGGAAAAAGGGGCTGCACTGATTAAAGGATACACGACCGAAGATCTTGGGAACGCATTAAACAAAACCACAGTTACAAAAGGTCTTCCCGGTATTATTCTTGGTCAGTCCCTGGCCCATGCCGTGGGGGTGATGGAAGGCGACCGTGTGATCCTTATGTCAGCATCGGGCATTATCTCCCCCATGGGTCAAATTCCATCCATGAAGCAGTTTGTAGTTACCGGCACTTTTAAATCCGGCATGTCGGAATACGATTCCAGCCTGGCCTACGCCCGGCTGGATCAGGTGCAGGCATTGGTGTCGGCCAAAGGTAAAGTGTCGGCCTTCGGCATATGGACCGATCAGATATTCAAGGTAAAAAGTTTGAGCCAAAACGGGCTTGGGTTCATTGAATATCCGTATTATTTGCGCAACTGGATGGATATCAACCAAAGCCTTTTTTCAGCACTTAAACTTGAAAAAACCGCCATGTTTGTCATTTTAACACTGATTATTCTTGTGGCGGCATTTAATATTGCATCGGCACTGATCATGATGGTTATGGAAAAAACCCGTGATATTGCCGTATTAAAAGCAATGGGCGCCACAAATGCCATGATCCGCCATATTTTTATAATCAAAGGGATGATTATCGGCATCATCGGCACGGGTATCGGGACATCGTTCGGGGTGGTGATCTGTTACATCCTTAAACGATACGAATTTATCAAGCTTCCCGAGGCATACCCTTTTGCCACCCTTCCGGTTCAACTTGAATATTCAGATGTTATTTTAACGGCAGTATCCGCCCTTTTAATCTGCTTTTTGTCCACCCTGTATCCGTCATATAAAGCGTCACGAATGAATCCGGTGGAGGCCATAAGATATGGATGA
- a CDS encoding XTP/dITP diphosphatase: MKQILVLASTNKGKTRELKERLQGYPVDIKNLSDFGPIPEVIEDGETFDDNAYKKASFTARVLGYPALADDSGLCVEALDGAPGVYSARYAGENATDQDNVDKLLEDMKNEENRKAAFECVISIAVPTGAALTYEGRCEGVLTREPAGDNGFGYDPLFFFPELNKTFAQLSMEEKAKVSHRGKALQEITQEMDKILDWIDIQMSRINTQTGSCLSPEGKDNG, encoded by the coding sequence GTGAAACAGATTTTAGTACTGGCCTCGACCAATAAAGGCAAAACAAGAGAATTAAAGGAAAGGCTGCAAGGCTATCCGGTTGACATAAAAAACCTGTCTGATTTCGGTCCTATTCCCGAAGTGATCGAAGATGGGGAGACCTTTGACGACAATGCCTATAAAAAGGCGTCATTTACAGCCAGAGTTTTGGGGTATCCGGCCCTGGCTGACGACTCAGGGCTTTGCGTGGAGGCGCTGGACGGCGCACCCGGTGTGTATTCGGCCCGTTACGCCGGAGAAAATGCCACGGACCAGGACAATGTGGATAAACTTCTTGAGGACATGAAAAATGAAGAGAACCGCAAAGCAGCGTTTGAATGTGTGATCTCCATTGCGGTGCCCACGGGTGCCGCGTTAACTTATGAAGGCCGCTGCGAAGGGGTACTCACCCGGGAACCTGCAGGCGACAATGGGTTTGGTTATGATCCGCTGTTCTTTTTCCCGGAATTGAATAAAACCTTTGCCCAGTTATCCATGGAGGAGAAAGCAAAGGTCAGTCATAGAGGAAAAGCGTTGCAGGAGATCACCCAGGAGATGGACAAAATCCTGGACTGGATAGATATCCAAATGTCCCGGATTAACACTCAAACGGGCAGCTGTCTTTCACCCGAAGGGAAAGACAATGGATAA
- a CDS encoding ABC transporter ATP-binding protein yields the protein MDDTPLIQLNGVSRSFVSKTAALDILHKADLSIQQGETIAIMGASGIGKSTLLNIIGTLDKPDEGNLLFRGEQILGYNDEKLAAFRNKNVGFVFQFHYLLQGFTAVENVMLPGLISGQSKKTIEKHAVNMLERVELGSRIEYRVEDLSGGEQQRVAIARALVLAPALLLADEPTGNLDQKNSHAVHQLLKELNQEMGMTIVVVTHNSDLAGLMDRKLTLKDGKIVPA from the coding sequence ATGGATGATACGCCGTTGATTCAATTGAACGGGGTTTCACGGTCTTTTGTATCTAAAACAGCTGCACTGGACATTCTGCACAAGGCGGATTTATCCATACAACAGGGCGAAACCATTGCTATCATGGGAGCCTCAGGTATTGGAAAGTCTACCCTGCTGAATATCATCGGCACCCTTGATAAGCCGGATGAGGGAAATCTGCTGTTCAGAGGGGAACAGATTCTGGGGTATAATGATGAAAAACTTGCTGCCTTTAGAAACAAGAATGTTGGTTTTGTTTTTCAATTTCACTATTTGCTCCAGGGATTTACAGCCGTTGAAAATGTAATGTTGCCTGGGCTGATCAGTGGTCAATCTAAAAAAACTATTGAAAAACATGCAGTAAATATGCTTGAAAGGGTAGAACTTGGTTCCCGAATCGAATACAGGGTGGAAGATCTGTCCGGCGGCGAACAACAGCGGGTGGCCATCGCAAGAGCACTTGTTCTGGCTCCGGCACTGTTGCTGGCTGATGAGCCCACCGGCAATTTGGATCAAAAGAACAGCCACGCGGTTCACCAACTCTTGAAAGAGCTTAACCAGGAAATGGGAATGACCATTGTCGTGGTCACTCACAATTCAGATCTGGCCGGTTTAATGGACAGGAAACTGACGTTGAAAGACGGGAAAATCGTACCGGCATAA
- the bamA gene encoding outer membrane protein assembly factor BamA yields MKSIKFSVLLATFFCLLGTGLLSAEERIAVALFPFHVQAEQSDEKIAPAFSKMLKEKLEKDGARVVINDSFVDTTDWGYEQFRQEGIRLGVDWIITGDIFIVGQAVSIDSQMHNVYEKQAPLTFFSQSPSFSELYAGATSLEKDIIGELFQQKIISAVTIKGNVRVDADAIQRVISSQKGDLLDRTTLGNDLNSVYKMGYFDDVVIKKQNMDKGVEVVFEVQEKPSVRNIRFENNHIYEEEELFEVVGTSTGSILNVYKLNNDVDKLKRLYYEKNYHNCRISYDIKPLKNHQADIIFNIEEGEKVKITAVEFEGNKYFDDDDLKDEMQTQEEGFWSFITSSGELDETELDNDVLRLEAFYKNNGFINVKVSDPVVNMGTEEISIQFKIDEGDQYKNGEINIEGDILTTEEALLALLVSQKSELYNRELVRKDMITLNDFYANQGYANVRVVPKADKNEAEAIVNISFVIDKGPLVYFNRIIITGNNKTRDKVIRRELAIEEQGLYSMKKIQRSNRNLVFKDYFQNINIKPVKTKEENELDVHINVEEKPTGNFSFGGGFSSDDGAFGQFSVEERNLFGKGQTGKLTFRMSGETALYNIGFTEPWLFDRPISAGFDLYKFEKEYDYYDKNAIGLTLRGASRRFWDYTSIGLIYNIEKFDIDDVESDYTSVSEGSYLTSSIMPYISYDSRNHNFLPTKGMYHKLSIEYAGEFLGGEIDFTKYLVESAVFFPMFWKFSGGIYAKGGYLDDRTDGDPDIDWERFYLGGINSIRGFDDTDINGTRDGSDIEVGGETYFQFNIEMMFPIVEEQAVYGVFFYDRGDVYNDGETIDFGDQYSSSGFELRWNSPMGPIRLAYGIVIDGKDVKSTGDGQFDFSIGAFF; encoded by the coding sequence ATGAAAAGTATTAAGTTCAGTGTATTGCTTGCAACGTTTTTCTGCCTTTTGGGAACAGGCCTTTTGTCTGCCGAGGAGCGGATCGCAGTGGCATTATTTCCCTTTCATGTCCAGGCAGAACAGTCTGATGAGAAAATTGCGCCGGCGTTTTCAAAAATGTTGAAGGAAAAACTTGAAAAAGACGGTGCAAGGGTCGTAATTAACGATAGCTTTGTTGATACAACCGATTGGGGATACGAGCAATTCCGCCAAGAGGGTATCCGTTTGGGTGTTGACTGGATTATTACCGGGGACATCTTTATTGTCGGGCAGGCTGTGAGCATTGATTCTCAGATGCACAATGTTTATGAAAAACAGGCACCTTTAACCTTTTTTTCACAATCTCCCAGCTTTTCAGAGTTGTATGCAGGGGCAACTTCCCTGGAAAAAGATATTATAGGCGAACTGTTTCAGCAAAAAATCATTTCAGCCGTTACCATTAAAGGCAATGTGCGTGTTGATGCAGATGCCATTCAGAGGGTCATATCATCCCAAAAAGGCGATCTTCTGGATCGTACCACTTTAGGCAATGATTTGAACAGCGTTTATAAAATGGGCTATTTTGATGATGTGGTCATCAAAAAACAAAATATGGATAAAGGGGTTGAGGTTGTTTTTGAAGTCCAGGAAAAACCCAGTGTCCGTAATATCCGTTTTGAAAACAATCATATTTATGAAGAAGAAGAATTGTTTGAGGTTGTCGGGACATCTACCGGGTCCATTCTCAATGTATATAAGCTGAATAATGATGTGGATAAACTTAAACGCCTGTATTATGAAAAAAATTATCATAACTGCCGAATTTCTTATGACATCAAACCGTTGAAAAATCACCAGGCCGATATTATTTTCAATATTGAAGAAGGTGAAAAAGTAAAAATTACTGCTGTTGAGTTTGAAGGCAATAAATATTTTGACGATGATGATCTAAAAGATGAGATGCAGACCCAGGAAGAGGGCTTCTGGTCATTTATAACATCCTCGGGAGAACTGGACGAAACTGAACTTGATAATGATGTGCTTCGCTTGGAAGCTTTTTATAAGAACAACGGATTTATCAATGTTAAAGTATCCGACCCTGTAGTGAATATGGGAACAGAAGAGATTAGCATACAGTTTAAAATTGATGAGGGTGATCAATATAAAAATGGCGAGATTAATATTGAAGGTGATATTCTTACCACCGAAGAAGCGCTTTTAGCGCTCCTGGTTTCCCAGAAATCTGAATTGTATAACAGGGAACTTGTCCGCAAGGATATGATTACCCTTAACGATTTTTATGCCAACCAGGGTTATGCCAATGTCAGGGTCGTCCCAAAGGCGGATAAGAATGAGGCCGAAGCAATTGTAAATATAAGCTTTGTCATTGATAAGGGGCCGCTTGTTTACTTTAACCGGATCATTATTACCGGCAACAATAAAACCAGGGACAAGGTTATCCGCAGAGAACTTGCCATTGAAGAGCAGGGCCTTTACAGCATGAAAAAAATCCAGCGCTCCAACAGGAACCTTGTATTCAAAGACTATTTCCAGAATATCAACATCAAACCGGTTAAAACCAAAGAAGAAAACGAATTGGACGTTCATATAAACGTCGAAGAAAAACCCACTGGGAATTTTTCTTTTGGCGGCGGTTTTTCCAGTGATGACGGCGCCTTTGGGCAATTTTCGGTTGAAGAGCGTAACCTGTTCGGCAAAGGACAGACAGGCAAATTAACCTTTCGGATGTCTGGAGAAACTGCGTTGTATAATATCGGATTCACCGAACCCTGGCTGTTTGACAGGCCAATTTCAGCCGGGTTTGACCTCTATAAATTTGAAAAAGAATACGATTATTATGATAAAAATGCCATAGGGCTCACCCTGCGTGGTGCCTCCCGCCGATTCTGGGATTACACAAGCATTGGTCTGATTTACAATATTGAGAAGTTTGATATCGACGATGTGGAATCCGATTATACATCGGTGAGTGAAGGTTCTTACCTTACCTCAAGTATTATGCCCTATATCAGTTATGATTCACGAAATCATAATTTTTTACCCACAAAGGGCATGTACCACAAACTGTCCATTGAGTATGCAGGTGAATTTTTAGGGGGTGAAATTGATTTTACCAAATACCTGGTTGAATCAGCTGTATTTTTTCCTATGTTTTGGAAATTTTCAGGGGGTATATATGCCAAGGGCGGGTACCTTGACGACAGAACCGATGGGGATCCGGATATAGACTGGGAACGCTTCTACCTTGGCGGCATCAATTCCATCAGAGGGTTTGACGATACAGACATCAACGGCACCAGAGATGGCTCCGACATTGAGGTTGGCGGTGAGACATATTTTCAGTTCAATATCGAAATGATGTTTCCCATTGTAGAGGAACAGGCAGTTTACGGCGTCTTTTTCTACGACAGAGGCGATGTATATAACGACGGTGAAACTATTGATTTTGGCGATCAGTATTCCAGCTCAGGCTTTGAACTTCGATGGAATTCCCCCATGGGTCCCATCAGACTGGCCTATGGTATTGTTATAGACGGTAAAGATGTTAAGAGTACCGGTGATGGTCAGTTTGACTTTTCAATTGGTGCATTTTTCTAA
- the lysS gene encoding lysine--tRNA ligase has protein sequence MDNKTSKLLDLRKEKINELKIEGISLYPNDFKPDHRVHEVKNIIEKDADSLGENGRKFCLAGRMMAVNKMGKSSFIRFQDDGEQMQVYIQKNKVGDDVYALFKKLDIGDFIGIEGPLFQTRTGEWTLLAESFRLLSKSVRPLPEKFHGIKDPEKRYRQRYLDLIMNENTRHIFKKRSAIVAAMRRFFDENGFMEVETPMMQTLPGGAEATPFKTWHNALGMELYLRIAPELYLKRLVVGGFEKVFEINRNFRNEGVSTRHNPEFTMVEFYQAYATYEDMMDLTEEMFSTIVTQIAGDSSVEYQGLTIDFSKGWKRVSMIDSLSEIGGIDPAILNDTQALLAYAEKENVQIAKKDRHGKVLTKLFDAFVEPKLIQPTFITGYPVEVSPLSRKSESDSELTDRFELFIAGREIANGFSEINDPEDQYNRFAMQVRQRDEGNDEAHIMDAEYVQALEYGMPPTAGQGIGIDRFVMLLTDAASIREVILFPHMKKA, from the coding sequence ATGGATAACAAAACAAGCAAACTACTTGATCTTCGCAAAGAAAAGATAAACGAGCTAAAAATCGAAGGCATTAGCCTGTATCCCAATGATTTCAAACCCGATCACAGGGTTCATGAAGTAAAAAACATCATAGAAAAAGATGCGGATTCCCTGGGTGAAAACGGGCGCAAGTTTTGCCTGGCTGGTCGTATGATGGCCGTTAATAAGATGGGGAAATCTTCATTTATAAGATTCCAGGATGACGGTGAGCAGATGCAGGTATATATCCAGAAAAACAAAGTGGGAGATGATGTATATGCTTTGTTTAAAAAACTGGATATTGGCGATTTTATCGGTATTGAAGGTCCTTTATTCCAGACAAGAACCGGTGAATGGACCCTGCTTGCCGAAAGTTTCAGGCTTTTATCAAAATCCGTAAGGCCGCTGCCTGAAAAATTTCACGGCATCAAGGATCCTGAGAAAAGATACCGCCAACGGTACCTTGATCTTATCATGAATGAAAATACCCGGCATATTTTTAAAAAACGAAGTGCCATTGTGGCTGCCATGAGACGTTTCTTTGATGAAAACGGATTTATGGAGGTGGAAACACCCATGATGCAGACGTTGCCCGGCGGCGCCGAAGCCACACCGTTTAAAACCTGGCACAATGCCCTGGGCATGGAACTGTACCTGCGTATCGCGCCGGAATTGTATCTGAAACGACTGGTGGTTGGCGGATTTGAAAAGGTGTTTGAAATCAACCGGAATTTTAGGAACGAAGGGGTTTCCACCCGGCATAATCCGGAGTTCACCATGGTCGAGTTCTACCAGGCCTATGCCACCTATGAAGATATGATGGACCTGACCGAAGAGATGTTCTCCACCATTGTCACCCAGATTGCCGGGGACAGCAGCGTTGAATACCAGGGCTTGACCATTGATTTTTCAAAGGGATGGAAACGTGTTTCCATGATAGATTCGCTGTCAGAGATCGGGGGTATTGATCCGGCCATCCTCAATGACACCCAGGCGCTGCTTGCATACGCTGAAAAGGAAAATGTTCAAATTGCCAAAAAGGACCGGCACGGCAAGGTGCTGACCAAGCTTTTTGATGCGTTTGTGGAACCGAAACTCATTCAGCCCACATTTATTACCGGATATCCGGTGGAAGTCTCACCCCTGTCCAGAAAAAGCGAATCAGATTCTGAACTTACGGATCGGTTTGAATTATTCATTGCCGGAAGGGAGATCGCCAACGGGTTTTCCGAAATCAACGACCCTGAAGATCAGTATAATCGTTTTGCCATGCAGGTGCGTCAGCGTGATGAAGGCAATGATGAAGCCCATATTATGGATGCGGAGTATGTCCAGGCCCTGGAATACGGCATGCCGCCCACGGCAGGACAGGGGATCGGCATTGACCGCTTTGTCATGCTGCTGACCGATGCCGCCTCCATACGAGAGGTGATTCTTTTTCCACATATGAAAAAAGCATAA
- a CDS encoding OmpH family outer membrane protein, with product MKKSIIVSAVLIVAAMFTCNAFAADAAKIGVVSFEKIVKESSAGKVMQKDLKAKLDELQAKLQAEEKRVKDMSAALEREALVLSAEKKLERQRELRDKADDLKKMNADYTQEMKILQNKRMNQIQKDVFDIANKLGKAKGYNLIIEKKVAGVIYVADKMDITDEVIKEYNSIYAKK from the coding sequence ATGAAAAAAAGTATCATAGTTTCGGCAGTTTTGATCGTTGCCGCAATGTTCACTTGCAACGCTTTTGCAGCAGATGCGGCTAAAATAGGTGTGGTTAGTTTTGAAAAAATAGTAAAAGAATCCAGTGCTGGCAAAGTCATGCAAAAGGACTTGAAGGCTAAACTTGATGAACTTCAGGCTAAACTTCAGGCTGAGGAAAAAAGAGTTAAAGATATGTCAGCGGCATTAGAGCGTGAAGCCCTTGTTCTCAGTGCTGAAAAAAAACTTGAGCGTCAAAGAGAACTTCGGGACAAAGCGGATGACTTAAAAAAAATGAACGCTGACTATACCCAGGAAATGAAGATTCTGCAAAACAAGCGGATGAATCAAATACAAAAAGATGTTTTTGACATCGCCAATAAATTGGGGAAGGCAAAAGGGTATAATTTGATTATTGAAAAGAAAGTTGCTGGTGTTATCTATGTTGCAGATAAGATGGATATCACTGATGAGGTAATCAAAGAATATAATTCAATATACGCTAAGAAATAG